The following coding sequences lie in one Candidatus Planktophila sulfonica genomic window:
- the dnaA gene encoding chromosomal replication initiator protein DnaA: protein MAVVGVELTELWDRVVEHVSAGEPQHRAFLAMTKPLGLLQNEGGATSLLVAAPNAFAKDVLESRLRTVVNEVLTKELGEKANIAVMVDETIELADLPAPTVAIETTAPRPGTGREDESVRKSDEPSQLNARYIFETFVIGASNRFAHAAAVAVAEAPAKAYNPLFIYGESGLGKTHLLHAIGAYAKELYGNVRVRYVSSEEFTNDFINSIRDDKATAFQRRYRDLDILLVDDIQFLENKERTQEEFFHTFNTLYNANKQIVISSDRPPKQLTTLEDRLRSRFEWGLITDIQPPELETRIAILRKKAAQDKLNAPDDVLEFIASKISTNIRELEGALIRVTAFASLNRQVVDMGLAEIVLKDLIPNEVNSEITAPTIMAQTAAYYSLTIDDLCGTSRSRALVNARQIAMYLCRELTELSLPKIGQTFGGRDHTTVMHADRKIRELMAERRSIYNQVNELTTRIKQQTK, encoded by the coding sequence ATGGCAGTAGTTGGCGTTGAGCTAACCGAGCTCTGGGATCGAGTCGTCGAGCATGTCTCGGCTGGCGAACCTCAGCATCGCGCATTTTTAGCGATGACTAAGCCCCTAGGTCTTCTACAAAACGAAGGTGGCGCCACCAGTCTCTTGGTCGCAGCGCCCAATGCATTCGCAAAAGATGTTCTCGAATCCCGCCTCCGCACAGTTGTAAATGAAGTGCTCACAAAAGAGCTCGGTGAGAAAGCAAATATCGCAGTGATGGTCGATGAAACTATCGAACTCGCAGATCTGCCGGCACCAACTGTTGCGATTGAAACCACAGCACCACGTCCGGGAACAGGACGTGAAGATGAAAGCGTTCGCAAATCTGACGAACCTTCACAACTCAATGCGCGCTACATCTTCGAAACTTTTGTTATTGGTGCATCAAACCGATTCGCGCATGCTGCTGCAGTTGCAGTCGCTGAAGCGCCAGCAAAGGCATACAACCCGCTCTTCATCTACGGCGAATCTGGTTTGGGTAAGACTCACTTGCTCCACGCAATTGGTGCATATGCAAAAGAGCTATACGGCAATGTCCGCGTGCGTTATGTGTCTTCTGAAGAATTTACCAACGACTTTATTAACTCAATCCGCGACGATAAGGCAACCGCTTTTCAGCGTCGTTATCGCGACCTCGACATCTTGCTCGTCGATGACATTCAATTCTTAGAGAATAAAGAACGTACACAGGAAGAGTTCTTCCACACTTTCAATACGCTCTATAACGCTAATAAACAAATAGTTATTTCATCAGACCGCCCACCTAAGCAGTTAACAACTCTTGAAGATCGTTTACGTTCACGATTCGAGTGGGGTTTGATTACAGATATTCAGCCGCCTGAACTTGAAACCCGTATTGCAATTCTTCGAAAGAAAGCTGCGCAAGATAAATTAAACGCACCCGATGATGTTCTTGAATTTATCGCGTCAAAGATTTCAACCAACATTCGCGAGCTCGAAGGTGCGCTGATTCGCGTTACCGCTTTCGCATCCCTCAATCGCCAGGTTGTTGATATGGGCCTTGCTGAAATTGTTTTGAAGGATTTGATTCCAAATGAAGTTAACTCTGAAATCACTGCGCCAACGATCATGGCTCAGACCGCGGCTTATTACAGCCTGACCATTGATGACCTTTGTGGAACATCTCGTTCACGCGCGCTGGTAAATGCGCGCCAGATTGCGATGTATCTCTGCCGCGAGCTCACTGAACTTTCACTACCGAAGATCGGCCAGACATTTGGCGGCCGCGATCACACCACTGTGATGCATGCCGACCGAAAGATCCGCGAGCTCATGGCTGAGCGCCGCTCGATCTATAACCAGGTCAATGAGTTGACCACCCGCATTAAGCAGCAGACTAAATAG